The DNA region TTCCTGTGCCCAGCGCCAGCGCGACCGCCATGATTATCCAGACTGGCGCATACTCAATCGTGCTCAGCATATCAGTCTTCAGTTTCTTCAGCAGTTGCACATCGCTACGGTTGATATCCGGCAGTTTCACCACTTTATCCGCCGTATCGGAGATGCACAGCATGATGCGTCGAAGCTGACTGCGCTGTGGCACGCTTAATGTGTCGTAACTTCCCAGGTTGGCAGGCAGCAGTGTTTTGACGCGAGCAATGGCATCCATCGTGTTCGCCGGGTGGCAATGAAATTCCGTGGTCGGTGCGGTCTCTGCCGCCGGTGTGGCAAGCGGTTGAGCGTTGTCGGCAACCTGTTTTAACCCATCGGGATGTTGCAGGAAGTAAACTTCAAGATTGCTGACGGCGTCGCGGGTGCGGCTGATTTCGTAACCGGATGCGCTCATGTTCACCACGAATCCGGCGGGTGCTATCCCCACCAGAACCAGCATCACCAGGCCGATCCCTTTCTGACCATCGTTCGCCCCGTGAGAGAAGGCCACGCCAGCCGCGGAGACGATGAGCGAAATACGCGTCCAGAACGGCGGCTTCTTTTTCCCGCCCTTTTTTTTCCGTTCTTCAGGGAGACGATGGATGCGATCGCGTTTTTTGGTTCCGCTCCAGTAGCGGCGCAGCAGGAAGATAAGGGCGCCTGCAATCACCATTCCGACAACGGGAGAAACGATCAACGATGCAAAGATATTGACCACCGCCGGGATGTTTAGTGCGTCCACTACCGAGGCTCCCGTCATTAGCGCGTTGGTTAACCCGATACCAATAATCGCGCCGATCAGGGTATGGGAACTGGAGGCGGGTAAACCGAAATACCAGGTCCCCAGGTTCCAGATAATCGCCGCCAGTAACATAGAAAAAATCATCGCGAGGCCATGCGACGAGCCCATGTTGAGCAGTAAATCCGTGGGGAGCATATGCACAATGGCATAGGCGACGCTGAGTCCGCCCAACAAGACGCCAAAAAAGTTGAAGACCGCAGCCATTATCACCGCCAGTTGGGGTTGCATGGCACGGGTATAGATGACGGTCGCAACCGCGTTGGCGGTGTCGTGAAATCCGTTAATCGCTTCGTAAAACAGAACAAAGACCAGCGCAAGTAAAAGCATCAAGCTGGTATATAAATCCAGACCAGCAAATAAATGTAGCATAGAGAATATCCCGCCATTTTGAGGAGACGAATGGGCGCATTATCATTGACTTTATTATTTCGGCAAAGTGAAATATCACTTTTTTGGATGCGCGTTCAAGATTGCTTTATGTGTCCAGAATAAATTAAATTGCAGTCGTATAATTTATCTTCAACATAAAAATAATAATGATGAATTGATTTGAGATATTTGTTTTGTGAATGCGTATTCGTGATTGCAGTGTGTTATTGATCAACGCGGCGGTCGCCCATTACGCACAAAGAACGGCTATTATTCTGACGACAGGAATATCCAGTTTGTCCGCCTGAGGGGTTTCTGTCAGGCGAACTGACGGTGACGTTATTCACTCATTTATTCACTCATATAGAGTGACTTGCCTCGATAGCCAATTCGGTGTGAAAGTTCCAGCGCGGCGGCGGCGATCATTTTACCCAGCACCTCAATTTTTTGCCGATCGTCTTTCACTTTGGAAAATAAACTGGCCACGCTGATGGCCGCGCTAACGTGTCCGTGGAGGTTGTACACTGGCGCGGCGAGACAAAAGACTTCGCTGTTATGTTCCCTGTCATCGACCGCATAACCCTGCTGTCTGGCCTGGGCGAGTATCGACATAAACTGTGCTTCATCGGTGATGGTATAGGGGGTAACGGGACGCAGGCCGCCGGTTCTTTTTAGTATCGCGCGCACTTCATCATCGGGCAGGGTGGCGAGAATGGCTTTACCCAGGCCGGTGCAGTAAAGCGGATTACTGGAACCAATACGTGCCGAGGTTCTGACGGAATTGGGGCTTTCAACCTTGTCCAGGTACACCAGTTCATCTTTATTGAGAATCGCAAGGAAGGCCGTTTCGCCTGCGCTTTCAACCAGATTCTCCAGCGTCGCGTGGGCGACATCGCGAAAAGGCGTTCTGTCGAGATAGTGAGCGCCAGTCTGGAACAGCTTCATGCCCAGCCTGAACGTTTTTTGCTTTTCGCTGGTCTGCTCCAGATATCCTTTTTCCAGAAGGGTATACAAAATATCAAACGTCGTACTTTTCGGGATGGCCAGAAATTTGCTGATCTCTGAAATGGTGAGATCTTCTTTGCTCTGCGCAACCAGCTCCATGATTTCCAGTGCCCGCGCGACAGAGCGGTTAATCTTCTCAGACACGTTCTTCCCTCACTGTAGTTTTAATGAGCCGCAGTATAGCCAGGCGGACTTCATGAACACAATGAAGGAAAAACGTGCAGGGCGATATGCCTGTGTCATTTATCGCTGCTTGTTATCGCGAAAAGCCCGGATAAATGCCTCTGCCTGATGGGTGATTTTTTCCCATTCGCCGTCTTTTACCCACTGTTTGTTTGTCAGCGCGCTCCCGACGCCGACAGCAAACGCGCCTGCTTGCGCAAAGCTTGCCGTATTTTCAAGCGTGATGCCGCCCACCGGGATCAGCGCGAGATTATCCAGCGGCCCCTGGATCTCTTTCAGATAATCGATGCCCAGGCTGTTTGCCGGAAAAAGCTTCAACAAATCGACGCCCAGGCGACAGGCCTGGAGGATTTCCGATGGCGTCATCACCGCCGGGATCATCAGTCGCTGCTTCTCATGCACCATAGAGACGACGTCGGGATTGAAATCGGGCGACAACACGAAATCAGCACCGGCATCGATAACCAGTTGTGCCATGACGGGATTGATGACGGTACCCGCACCCACCTTCATCTTGTCTCCCATTTCCGTTTTTAGCGCGGTGATACTTTCCAGATAACGTGTGGAATTGCACGTCACCTCTATCACCTCAACGCCACCGGCATATAACGCTTCAGCCAAAGGCAAAACAGATTCAGGCTCGATACCGCGCACGATTGCAATCAGTCCGGTCTGTTCTATAGCGTGAATAACGCGATGTTTAATCATTGATAACCTCTGTTAAAAGTCAGGGAGATGTCCCCCTGACGGTATTATTCTTCTACTTTTACCGGCTCTTTTACGATGAACCAGTAACAAAGTGCGGCACAGGCCGCGATGATGCCGCCACTGACGAAAGCCAGGGTGTAAGATCCGGTGATATCAGCAATCAAGCCGGTGGCCAGAGGGGAGAGCGATCCGGCAAAATAGCCGCCGAAGTTCTGGATACTGCCGACAGACGCCACCATGGATGACGGAGCGACGTCGCCCGGCAAAGCCCAACCGGTCGCTGAGAGTGCGGAAAGCAGCGCCATGGCAATCACCAGCAATGTTAATGTGGCAAACAAACCATCCACCATCGGTACGGCAATGACCGCAATACCCGCGAGTAACGCAGAGATACTGATGGTGGCACGTTTTGCTTTCAGTGAGTCGGTAAAGATATTTTTATCGATTAACCATTTGGAGATGTATCCACCCATAATGGCGCCGACAATACCGCCGAAATAAGGAATACTGGCATAGATCCCTAACTCTTTAAGCTGAATGTTCTGCGTTTTCATTAAATAGAGCGGCAGGAATGTCGTGAAGATATTCATCATCCATACATAGCAAAACCAGCCTAATATCATTCCCCAGATGCAACGGTATTTGAATAATCCACCCCAGCTAATTTTCTCTGACTCACTGGTCAGCTTTTCTGCGGTGCCACCGCCGCCTTCCTTGATATAATCCAGTTCTTCTTTGGTGATACTGGGGTGTTTTTCTGGCTGGTGGTAAGCAAAAATAAAGAAGACAACGAAGACCAGACCAATCGCACCGGCAATATAAAATAAAGAACGCCAGCCCAAAGGCACGATAATGGCCACCAGAATCGGCGGCGCAATAGCCGGACCCCATTTTGAGGCAGCATCCCAAAAGCCTGTTGCCAGCGCGCGCTCTTTTTTAGGGAACCAGGAGGCCGTAATTTTGGCGGCGCCAGGCCAGCAGGGTGCTTCAGTAATCCCCAAAATTCCGCGTGCGAAAATCAGGGTCATCATACTGCTGCATGCCCCTGTCAGCATGGTGGCGCCGCTCCATAACGCGACAGCCCAACCATAGACTTTCTTAGGACCAAAGCGGTCAACCAGAAAACCCGCAGGGAGTTGGCACAATGCGTAAATCAGCGCGAATACCGAACCCAGAAGGCCAATATCGGTATTGGACAGATTCAATTCCTTCATCATATCGGGCGCTGCAATGGATAAACTCGCGCGATCCAGATAGTTAATAATCCCGCCGATTAATAAGAGGAAAACAACAAACCATCTTTTACCGCCTCTTTTTTTCACTACGGCACTTTCTTTTACGGTCGTGTTCATAAATTAAACCTTTATTTTTGTAGGGTACAAAGGAGTTAAATAATGTTTTTCCGTTTCGCCAGTGCCAGTAACCCTTCTGCGGACAAGGATTTATTTTCCGGCGCGACGGTTATTTTTCCGCTAAACCACGGGTCATGATCGATTAAGGTGGCGAACGCGAATTTTAGAACCTCTTTACCGCATACCACGATGTGTGTATCCGACGGACAATCAAATGCCCGACTGTTTTTGACGGCCTGAAGATCATCTTGCAATACGGCACCAAGCAGTACGTTGGCTTTCTGGTTCAGCGTTAAGGACGCAAACATGTCCAGCACGCGAACCGAGAAACAGGTGCGGGAAAGGCCGGTTTGCAGACACTGGCTGGCCCCTTGTAATAACGAGGGCGTGTCGATGCTGGTCGCGAATTGATGTTGTAAAGAGCTGGCCAGGATCGTATGCCGGGTAATGACTTCCAGAAGCTCGCCACCCATAGTGGTTACACAGCCTTCAATGCGGTTTTGGGCATCAATTTTGACAAATTTGGAATGCGAACCCGGTAAGATGATCAGCGCGGGCCCACGGATATCAAGGCTACTGAGTACGCCAATCGCTTCCGTTTCTTCGCCGCGCATCATGTCCATCTGCTCGACGTTATCCAGTGAGACGGCGTCTTTATGATTACGTATGCCAGGTACAAACCAAATGGGTTCATCGGTAATGTCTGGCAGATGCGCGGACGTCATCCCTTCGGCCAGTTCTTTTAATCCGGCGGGGGCGATGAGATGGGGGATCTCAAATAAGCCCACGTTGGAAGTAATCATCCCGGCAGAAAGGTAAATCACCTTTGCGTCGCACGGGATGCCCGCTTTCTGCTTCACGTCCTGTATGGCGTCGCTGACTCCTTGCATCAACGTGGCCGTGCTGCCGGTAATGGCGGTGTCCCGGACGCCAGCGGCGCGCGCCGCTTCGGCGAGTAATGTTCCGTCCTGCCAGGCGCAGACGCGGGTATTCGTTGTTCCGGTATCGATGGTAATAATGGTCATGTTGTTTTCACCTTACTGCGGGTTATTTTGTATCGCGCGGGCGATGGCGCTCGCTCCGGTTATTGCCAGCATGTCGATACTTTCCGCATCGGAAATAATGTGGAAGCGCGCATTTCGTTCTGCATAATGTGAAAAGATATAGTGGTATAAGGTGCAGCGTGACGCATTCCCAATAAGATAGACGTCACCGTTCAGATTAAATCCCTGGTGTTGGGCATCTGACAGCAGTTTTAAATCGTCGCAGGCCATCGCACTTTCAAGAAATAATTTTCTCTGCGCCGCCGTGGTCGGTAAGGAAAATTGTAAGAAGCGCGTCATTAATACGGTACGCAGAAAACCGCTTTGCGAAATGGAACGGTACGCCGCATCAATGACCGTTTCATCGAAAACAGCGTCTTCGGCATTTTCTACGCTGGACGCAACGAATGTCTGTTTCAGAATAGCGGCATAAATTTGACCGCTGAGTGAGGTAATGCTGCCAGCAATTTCTCCTTTTTCGTTGATGGAGATGAGTTTGGTGGTTGAGCCCAGCTCAATCAGCGTACAGGGCAAAGTGGGTTGCCAGGCTAACAATACGCCCGCAGCCTGCGTTTCTTCGCCGCGCATGAGGTCGATACCACTCAGGTCGTCCCAGCGGGCCGTCGTTTTATTTTTTATCCCCGGAATCAGTATCACCGGGATATTCAGTGGTAGCAGGGCATTACCGGCGAAACGTACGGCATGTTTAGCCAGTTGCTCAATATCTGCTGGCGCTTCCCGGTGCGGTATTTCATAAAGCCCCAGATTAGAGGTAATCATTCCTGAGGCAATAATAAATTCAATTTCCTCCGTCGACAGTGAGTGCCGGTTAAGCAATTCTGTTATTGCGCAAGCCATCTCCGTTTTCAGAAATTCATTGCTGCCTTTGTCAATGGTGGAATTGACACCGACCTGGATAACAGATCTGTCTATGACACGAAGGTCGCCTGAATCCATAAGATACAATCGTGTTGCTGACGAGCCAGAGTCAATAATAATAAACATGGCTATTCCTTTATCGTTTAAAGGCTGCGGGTTAAAAGGTCGCGAAGCATGTTCGCATCAGGCACGCGTGGGTTATTGTTTAAAACCACGTTCATCGTGGTCAGCACGTTATTAATGATCCAGTCGAAATGCGCTTCCTTTACGCCAAGTTCAGTTAGCGTCGGGAGCATATCGATGCCTTTGAGGAAGTCGGTGACGGCGGCGACACTGCTTTGTGCCGCCTGTTCGGTGGTCATTCCCTGCGTATTAACGCCCATGGCCTGCGCGATGGCGGCAAACTTCTCTGGAGAGGCGGACCAGGTGTATTCAAGAAAGACAGGGTAGACCGCGGCAATCCCTTCTGCGTGCACCACATCCAGCAACCCGCCCATCGGATGTTGCAGTGCATGCGGTAATGTTGTTCCCGCACAGTCGATCGCCATTCCCGCGAGTGTGCTGGCCAGTGTCACCTTTTCCCAGGCATCAAGACAGCTTACGTCCTCGTAAACCCGTGGCAGGTTTTTTGCCAGCAGACGAATGGCCTGTAAGGAAAGCATCTCGCTGAATGGATTTGCGTTGCGCGAGATATAGGATTCCAGAGCATGGAAGAGTACGTCTGCGCCCGGTCCGGCGATAACGCGTTTAGGCAGGGTGAGCATCAGTTCGGGATCGATGATGGCGGCAACAGGGTAAATAAGTGGATTGACCAGTCCCTTTTTGTCATGCGTTTGCGGATTGGTGAATACAGCGGTACGGTTCGCTTCACTGCCGGTACCGGCAGTAGTGGGGATTAATATCACCGGCAACGCGTGCTGCGCCTGTTTTTTGCCAAACACATAATCCCAGATACTGCCTTCATTACAGGCGCAGAAGGCGATGCCTTTGGCCATGTCCATTGCGCTACCGCCACCGATGCCGATGACCAGATCGCAGCGTTCGTCTCGGGCCAGCGCCGCGCCTTCTTCAACCAGTGTCGAAAGCGGATTCTGCATAAAGCGATCGTAAATGGCACAGGCAATACCGGCGTCAGAAAGCGCCTGCTGCGCACGTTCGAGTTGACCTGTGTGTTTGGTGCTGTCAGACACCACCAGCAACACGTTACGCCCGTGCTTCGAGGCTATCTCACCTAACTGATTGAACTTCCCCGCGCCAAAATAAAACTTTACCGGATTGCTGAAATCGAATGCGCTCATCATTTCTCCATTTTGTTCGTATATGCGGACTGTGTTCGTGTATATGATTATGATTGATCTGTTTCTGCGCTAAATGCAATTCCTTTTGGTGAAACAATGAGCACTGTCACACTTTGAATGTGAAGCATCGGTAGACGGTTTTCTTTCTGTCGGCTTTGTAAAATCCGCAATCAGTCCTATAGTCCACTGAGTTTCTTTGCTTACAGGATCCTCTAATGCGTTTTAATGGACTGAATAAAGGTTTTTTCCTTTTTCTTCTCGCCATGGTGACATGGGCTTTCTTCGACGTGCTGTCGCCGTACTTTTCCGCCATCCTGTGGGCCGCGATTCTGACGGTTATCTTCTACCCGGTGAAAAATAAACTCCGGTCGGCATTGGGGGAGCGTAACGGAGTCGCGTCTCTGTTGACGCTGGGTATCATCTGCCTGATCGTGTTCATCCCGTTAATGCTGATCCTCTCCTCGCTCGCCGTTGAACTGAATGTGGTTTACAACAAGTTGCAGCATAGCGACGCTCAGTTCCCGGAAGTGGTGGCAAGCTTGTTTGCGCACATGCCGGAGTGGGCGCGTTCGTTTCTTGCCGATCACAACCTCGACAGCGCCGTCAACATTCAGCAGAAACTGTCTGATGTGGCGTTAAAGGGCGGGCAATATCTGGCCGGGAGCGCCTTCCTGATTGGTAAAGGTACCTTTGGTTTCGCAATCAGTTTCGGCATCATGCTCTACTTGCTTTTTTTCCTGCTCAAAGATGGACCGCATCTGGTTCGGCAAATCCTCGATTCGCTGCCGTTGTCGAATTTTGTTAAGCAGCATCTGTTTGCGAAGTTTGCTGCGGTTTCCCGGGCGACGGTGAAAGGCACTGTTGTGGTGGCGATCGTGCAGGGGACGTTAGGCGGGATTGCGTTTTACATTGTCGGTATTGATGGCAGCATCCTGTGGGGGGCATTGATGGCGTTCCTGTCGCTGATCCCCGCTGTGGGTTCCGCGATTATCTGGGTGCCCGCGGCCATCTATCTCTTTTCAACGCAGCAACTGTGGCAGGGCTTTTTCATCGTTGGCTTTTTCGTGGTGGTGGTGGGACTGGTGGATAACATTCTGCGCCCCATTCTGGTCGGCAAAGATACCAAAATGCCAGACTACCTGATTCTGATCACCACGGTGGGCGGAATGGAGATTTATGGCATCAATGGTTTCGTCATTGGTCCGCTCGTTGCCGCGCTGTTTATTGCCTGCTGGAACATTCTGTCCGGTCGGGAACACGAGGGAAATGCCGAAGAACTCGATAAAGATTTTATTGAGGATGGCATCAACGAGGACAAGACACCGGAGTGATCGTTAACAACCGGATGGCGGCGGATGCCCCATCCGGTTCCTGTTAATGTCCTATCATCCTGGCTTCAGGAATCAGACGGAAGTAAAGCTGCTCCGGCACCGGACTGTCCCAGACGCCCATCAGCATCGCGAACGCAATGATGGCAAACATAATGCCGAGTACCAGCAGCGTCATCGCCATTCCTGACAGCGTTCCCCGGCGCGTTTCTGTCTTTCCTGTGGGCGTGTGCAGAGAAAATGTCAGCGTCGAGGCGACCGGGCAGGATTCCACGCAGGTCATACAGCCGGTACATTCCACCGTTCGCACCTGAATAAGCTTATCCACCGGGATCCGCGACGGGCAGTTTTTGGCACATTTTCCGCAGTCGATGCAACTTTGCGCATTGC from Citrobacter amalonaticus Y19 includes:
- a CDS encoding bifunctional 4-hydroxy-2-oxoglutarate aldolase/2-dehydro-3-deoxy-phosphogluconate aldolase; translated protein: MIKHRVIHAIEQTGLIAIVRGIEPESVLPLAEALYAGGVEVIEVTCNSTRYLESITALKTEMGDKMKVGAGTVINPVMAQLVIDAGADFVLSPDFNPDVVSMVHEKQRLMIPAVMTPSEILQACRLGVDLLKLFPANSLGIDYLKEIQGPLDNLALIPVGGITLENTASFAQAGAFAVGVGSALTNKQWVKDGEWEKITHQAEAFIRAFRDNKQR
- a CDS encoding iron-containing alcohol dehydrogenase, whose protein sequence is MMSAFDFSNPVKFYFGAGKFNQLGEIASKHGRNVLLVVSDSTKHTGQLERAQQALSDAGIACAIYDRFMQNPLSTLVEEGAALARDERCDLVIGIGGGSAMDMAKGIAFCACNEGSIWDYVFGKKQAQHALPVILIPTTAGTGSEANRTAVFTNPQTHDKKGLVNPLIYPVAAIIDPELMLTLPKRVIAGPGADVLFHALESYISRNANPFSEMLSLQAIRLLAKNLPRVYEDVSCLDAWEKVTLASTLAGMAIDCAGTTLPHALQHPMGGLLDVVHAEGIAAVYPVFLEYTWSASPEKFAAIAQAMGVNTQGMTTEQAAQSSVAAVTDFLKGIDMLPTLTELGVKEAHFDWIINNVLTTMNVVLNNNPRVPDANMLRDLLTRSL
- a CDS encoding IclR family transcriptional regulator; its protein translation is MSEKINRSVARALEIMELVAQSKEDLTISEISKFLAIPKSTTFDILYTLLEKGYLEQTSEKQKTFRLGMKLFQTGAHYLDRTPFRDVAHATLENLVESAGETAFLAILNKDELVYLDKVESPNSVRTSARIGSSNPLYCTGLGKAILATLPDDEVRAILKRTGGLRPVTPYTITDEAQFMSILAQARQQGYAVDDREHNSEVFCLAAPVYNLHGHVSAAISVASLFSKVKDDRQKIEVLGKMIAAAALELSHRIGYRGKSLYMSE
- a CDS encoding 2-dehydro-3-deoxygalactonokinase — its product is MFIIIDSGSSATRLYLMDSGDLRVIDRSVIQVGVNSTIDKGSNEFLKTEMACAITELLNRHSLSTEEIEFIIASGMITSNLGLYEIPHREAPADIEQLAKHAVRFAGNALLPLNIPVILIPGIKNKTTARWDDLSGIDLMRGEETQAAGVLLAWQPTLPCTLIELGSTTKLISINEKGEIAGSITSLSGQIYAAILKQTFVASSVENAEDAVFDETVIDAAYRSISQSGFLRTVLMTRFLQFSLPTTAAQRKLFLESAMACDDLKLLSDAQHQGFNLNGDVYLIGNASRCTLYHYIFSHYAERNARFHIISDAESIDMLAITGASAIARAIQNNPQ
- a CDS encoding 2-dehydro-3-deoxygalactonokinase codes for the protein MTIITIDTGTTNTRVCAWQDGTLLAEAARAAGVRDTAITGSTATLMQGVSDAIQDVKQKAGIPCDAKVIYLSAGMITSNVGLFEIPHLIAPAGLKELAEGMTSAHLPDITDEPIWFVPGIRNHKDAVSLDNVEQMDMMRGEETEAIGVLSSLDIRGPALIILPGSHSKFVKIDAQNRIEGCVTTMGGELLEVITRHTILASSLQHQFATSIDTPSLLQGASQCLQTGLSRTCFSVRVLDMFASLTLNQKANVLLGAVLQDDLQAVKNSRAFDCPSDTHIVVCGKEVLKFAFATLIDHDPWFSGKITVAPENKSLSAEGLLALAKRKNII
- a CDS encoding AI-2E family transporter gives rise to the protein MRFNGLNKGFFLFLLAMVTWAFFDVLSPYFSAILWAAILTVIFYPVKNKLRSALGERNGVASLLTLGIICLIVFIPLMLILSSLAVELNVVYNKLQHSDAQFPEVVASLFAHMPEWARSFLADHNLDSAVNIQQKLSDVALKGGQYLAGSAFLIGKGTFGFAISFGIMLYLLFFLLKDGPHLVRQILDSLPLSNFVKQHLFAKFAAVSRATVKGTVVVAIVQGTLGGIAFYIVGIDGSILWGALMAFLSLIPAVGSAIIWVPAAIYLFSTQQLWQGFFIVGFFVVVVGLVDNILRPILVGKDTKMPDYLILITTVGGMEIYGINGFVIGPLVAALFIACWNILSGREHEGNAEELDKDFIEDGINEDKTPE
- a CDS encoding MFS transporter translates to MNTTVKESAVVKKRGGKRWFVVFLLLIGGIINYLDRASLSIAAPDMMKELNLSNTDIGLLGSVFALIYALCQLPAGFLVDRFGPKKVYGWAVALWSGATMLTGACSSMMTLIFARGILGITEAPCWPGAAKITASWFPKKERALATGFWDAASKWGPAIAPPILVAIIVPLGWRSLFYIAGAIGLVFVVFFIFAYHQPEKHPSITKEELDYIKEGGGGTAEKLTSESEKISWGGLFKYRCIWGMILGWFCYVWMMNIFTTFLPLYLMKTQNIQLKELGIYASIPYFGGIVGAIMGGYISKWLIDKNIFTDSLKAKRATISISALLAGIAVIAVPMVDGLFATLTLLVIAMALLSALSATGWALPGDVAPSSMVASVGSIQNFGGYFAGSLSPLATGLIADITGSYTLAFVSGGIIAACAALCYWFIVKEPVKVEE
- the pitA gene encoding inorganic phosphate transporter PitA, translating into MLHLFAGLDLYTSLMLLLALVFVLFYEAINGFHDTANAVATVIYTRAMQPQLAVIMAAVFNFFGVLLGGLSVAYAIVHMLPTDLLLNMGSSHGLAMIFSMLLAAIIWNLGTWYFGLPASSSHTLIGAIIGIGLTNALMTGASVVDALNIPAVVNIFASLIVSPVVGMVIAGALIFLLRRYWSGTKKRDRIHRLPEERKKKGGKKKPPFWTRISLIVSAAGVAFSHGANDGQKGIGLVMLVLVGIAPAGFVVNMSASGYEISRTRDAVSNLEVYFLQHPDGLKQVADNAQPLATPAAETAPTTEFHCHPANTMDAIARVKTLLPANLGSYDTLSVPQRSQLRRIMLCISDTADKVVKLPDINRSDVQLLKKLKTDMLSTIEYAPVWIIMAVALALGTGTMIGWRRVATTIGEKIGKKGMTYAQGMSAQITAAISIGLASYIGMPVSTTHVLSSAVAGTMIVDGGGLQRKTVTSIAMAWVFTLPAAILLSGCLYWVSLQLL